A window of Maylandia zebra isolate NMK-2024a unplaced genomic scaffold, Mzebra_GT3a scaffold09, whole genome shotgun sequence contains these coding sequences:
- the zgc:109986 gene encoding uncharacterized protein zgc:109986, translating into MNVAEAKSELKRLLSRLRPAELTQLLGWMKNSDELEDELLGDNGRVLLQSIAEDLRANVAPDAMLPCETAAYSKMQRRSRPTVHVDGFLYDDEQVDSLCERGLMSRNYCLSCGSHRTAPLDFISHSFSVTELRFLFQHVLPDLSGRTLVDVGSRLGAVLYGGYVYSSASRLLGLEISEGFVRLQDSMLHKYKLTDRVQVLQADVCTQDVLLQNADVVVMNNVFEYFMEPEQQVRAWKFIVQNFRKKGSLLVTVPSLHESLNPLQEVLQPDWVEELPINYDVYLGRDTDPDALRQIHLYRVI; encoded by the exons ATGAACGTGGCTGAAGCGAAATCAGAGCTGAAGCGGCTGCTGAGCAGGCTGAGGCCGGCTGAACTCACGCAGCTGCTGGGCTGGATGAAGAACTCAG ATGAGCTGGAGGACGAGCTGCTGGGAGATAACGGGCGGGTGCTGCTGCAGAGTATTGCAGAGGACCTGCGGGCAAATGTGGCCCCCGATGCTATGCTGCCCTGTGAGACCGCTGCCTACAGTAAG ATGCAGCGGCGGTCACGGCCGACGGTTCACGTGGATGGCTTCCTGTACGACGACGAGCAGGTGGACTCCCTGTGTGAACGGGGGCTGATGAGCCGCAACTACTGCCTCAGCTGTGGATCCCACAGGACTGCACCTCTGG ACTTCATCTCTCACTCGTTCTCCGTGACCGAGCTTCGGTTCCTGTTCCAGCACGTTCTTCCAGATCTGAGTGGCCGGACATTGGTGGATGTAGGATCCAGACTGGGGGCCGTGCTGTatggg ggGTACGTGTACAGCTCAGCGTCCCGGCTGCTCGGCCTGGAGATCAGCGAGGGTTTCGTCAGGCTGCAGGACTCCATGCTGCACAAATACAAGCTGACTGACAGAGTTCAG GTCCTCCAGGCTGACGTCTGCACGCAGGATGTTCTGCTGCAAAACGCAGATGTTGTTGTCATGAATAACGTCTTTGAGTACTTCATGGAGCCCGAGCAACAGGTCAG GGCATGGAAGTTCATCGTGCAGAATTTCCGGAAGAAGGGATCTCTGCTGGTCACTGTTCCCAGCCTGCACGAGAGTCTGAATCCCCTGCAG GAGGTGTTGCAGCCTGACTGGGTGGAGGAGCTTCCTATCAACTACGACGTCTACCTGGGCAGAGACACAGACCCCGACGCTCTCAGACAGATCCACCTGTACAGGGTCATCTGA
- the slc3a2b gene encoding solute carrier family 3 member 2b — protein sequence MNTEETNVEMKDAEHKDEAGPAQVDADATEADVSEADLDQEEQEKQPMTGGDQAADTPSASGQEAPTTAEKNGLVKLKIPDEEEEVKFTGLNKEELMRVAGTPGWVRTRWALLVVFWLGWLGMLVGAVLIILQAPRCKDLPNTNWWNDGPLYQIGNIQAFTDTHNLKGLEQKVNSLAQLKVKGLVVGPIHVAPPDEAVNLSFEEISPEAGNLDQFKGFVQAAHKKGVFVVLDLTPNYLGSSGPWFSNSSVTIVAERLKSALVFWLDEGVDGIQLSGVERVATVVPSLWNDIRAIVQNRTDKHPNSRVLIGVTDRSSAEDVSTLLSSTGVDLLISRVLHSRDTDVTELARSIQHLYSSQSQMNLAWNLGGRLEGHMASLVGPALVKLHQLLLLTLPGTPIFSYGDEIGLMDEGTKFPKMLWDSNEELNGTLQEERAERLTCRRFFSTVSELRGKERSLLFGDFILLFNSSSSLAYLRVWDQNERYLAAFNWAAEESAVLQLSHTVLPPTAVVVLSTNSSTMPADSSVDLTNLRLGPGEAALLKFPYTG from the exons ATGAACACGGAGGAGACCAACGTAGAGATGAAGGATGCTGAGCACAAGGACGAGGCGGGTCCCGCTCAGGTGGATGCTGATGCCACGGAGGCCGATGTGAGCGAGGCAGATCTGGAccaggaggagcaggagaagCAGCCGATGACGGGAGGAGACCAGGCCGCcgacacaccctctgccagcGGGCAGGAGGCACCGACGACGGCGGAGAAGAATGGCTTGGTAAAGCTGAAGATCCccgacgaggaggaggaggtgaaattCACTGGGCTGAACAAGGAGGAGCTGATGAGGGTGGCGGGCACCCCGGG CTGGGTGAGGACCCGCTGGGCGCTGCTGGTGGTGTTCTGGCTCGGCTGGTTGGGGATGCTGGTGGGGGCCGTCCTCATCATCCTGCAGGCCCCTCGCTGCAAAGATCTGCCCAACACCAACTGGTGGAACGATGGGCCTCTGTACCAGATTGGAAACATCCAGGCTTTCACCGACACCCACAACCTGAAAG GCCTGGAACAAAAGGTCAACAGTTTGGCTCAGCTGAAAGTCAAAGGGCTGGTGGTCGGGCCGATCCACGTGGCGCCTCCGGATGAAGCTGTGAACCTGAGCTTTGAGGAGATTTCCCCCGAGGCTGGAAACCTGGACCAGTTTAAGGGTTTCGTCCAGGCTGCTCATAAAAAGG gtgtttTTGTGGTTCTGGATTTGACTCCAAACTACCTGGGCTCGTCCGGGCCCTGGTTCTCCAACAGCAGTGTGACGATTGTAGCAGAGAGACTGAAG TCTGCTCTGGTGTTCTGGCTGGACGAAGGCGTGGATGGCATCCAGCTGTCAGGGGTGGAGCGCGTGGCCACAGTGGTGCCGTCTCTTTGGAACGACATCCGAGCCATCGTGCAGAACAGGACGGACAAGCATCCCAACAGCAG AGTCTTGATTGGCGTCACAGACCGCTCCTCTGCTGAAGATGTGTCCACCCTCCTCTCTTCCACGGGTGTTGACCTCCTGATCTCCCGGGTCCTTCATTCACGTGACACGGATGTCACGGAGCTCGCTCGCTCTATCCAGCACTTGTATTCGTCCCAGAGTCAGATGAATCTCGCCTGGAATCTGGGGGGGCGGCTCGAGGGTCACATGGCTTCACTGGTGGGCCCAGCTCTAGTTAAACTGCATCAGTTGCTGCTGCTGACATTGCCCGGGACGCCCATCTTCAGCTACGGAGATGAGATAGGTCTGATGGACGAG GGCACCAAGTTTCCCAAGATGCTTTGGGACTCCAATGAGGAGCTGAATGGGACTCTGCAG GAGGAGCGGGCTGAGCGCCTGACCTGTCGCAGGTTTTTCAGCACTGTGAGTGAGCTGCGGGGTAAAGAGCGTTCCCTGCTGTTTGGAGACTTCATCCTCCTTTttaactcctcctcctccctggcTTACCTGCGGGTGTGGGATCAGAACGAGCGTTACCTCGCCGCCTTCAACTGGGCTGCAGAGGAGTCAGCGGtgctgcagctgagccacacaGTGCTGCCCCCGACGGCTGTGGTTGTTCTCAGCACCAACAGCAGCACAATGCCTGCCGACAGCAGCGTGGATCTTACAAACCTGCGGCTTGGCCCCGGGGAAGCTGCGCTACTCAAGTTTCCCTACACGGGATAG